GCAGTGTCTGTTTCTCCCCTGCTGTCTGCGTGTTCAGCTCCGCCTTCATCTGTCGGTTCATCCGACATGGGCTACTCCTCCGCGGATGCGGACTCGTCGGGAAGAATGTGCAGCCCCGCGCGACTCTTTAGAACGGGGACCATCTCGGCCTCCGGATCGAAGTAGTCCGGCCGGGCGACGGTCTTCGCCTGGTAGGTCTCGGGGTCGAGCACCTGCACGGCGTTCTCGTCCTCGACGGTGACAACGGTGGTCTCCTCGGCGTCCTCGTGCTCGCCGAGTTTGCGCGCGTCGGGTGAGTTCCCCTCCTCGTAGCCCGCCTCGTAGCGCTCGCCGGTCGTCACGCGGATCCCCTTCAGGTTGCCGCGAGCGCTGCGGACCAGAACCGGCCCGTCGTCGTCGGCGTCGTCCGCGAGGTCGATCACGTCGCCGGGGGTGTACGGCGGGAGACGGACGGCGAAGGTGACGCGATAGACTTCGTTGCCGTCGGAGTCCTCGGTGACGAGAGTTTCGGCGTCGTTGACGGTGCCGCCGAACTCCTCGACCATCTTGTTTGAAATTTTCTTGCCGATCTTGTTGGTCGAGACCTTGATGTTCAGTCCGTCGTCGGTCTCGCCGACCTCGGTGACGAAGGCGTTGCGGTCGCCCGTCGCCTCCATGTCGGCGACGATGCTGTGGGCGATTTCCTTGGCGCGATCGGTCTCCTCGCTCGTCGGCGTGCGTCCCTCCGCGCGGATCTGGACGATGCTGGCGTAGTAGTCGCCGGCGATGCGGCCACAGCGCTGGCAGGTCTGGCGGGCGATCTTGACTGGGACCGTCACCTGCTCTTCGACTGGCGTGCCGCGGACGACACCCGTGAAGAAACAGTGCATCCGGATCGTGTTCTGGTCGACCTGTTCGGGTTCGACCTGCCAGGCGACGTCCTCGACATCGACGTGGACCGAGAGCGCCTCGCTCACCTCCTCAATCGCAATGTCCGTGTAATCCTGTGCGCCAACGTCAATCCAGCGGTTGCCCCGATACACGGCGCCACAGCGGGCGCAGACGCGGACGTCGATCCGATTCGGCGCGTCCACGAAGTCGAAATCCTCGAAGTAACACGAATCGCAGAGGTCGACCTCGCTGCCGGGACGAAGCGGATCGGCGGCGTCGCCCGACTCGTCGTCGGCCGATCGCTCGGGAACAGGGTCCCCACATCGGGGACAGAACGCGCGAGACTCACTCATTATCTCCGATTGGTGGCTGAAAGAGTTAAACGGCGCGCTCTGAACCCGGTTCGGAACGCACCGAACCGACACGTCGCGGTGCAGGCACTTCGTTACTCGCGTCGGTCAGTACCACCGCTCGCATTGCTTCCACCGCCGGCCCGTCGGCGGAGCCACTCGAGTGTCGCTCCAGCACCGAGGACGCCCGCGCCGGCGGTGAAGCCGGGCGTGCCGTCCTTGTTGTTGTCGTTGTCGTTCGAGTCGGCTTCAGATTCGGTGGATTTGTCGGCGGTTTCGTTGGTTCCGCCGTTTCCGTCGGCCGATCCGGTCGAGTTGTTTTCGGTCTCGTTGTCAGTGCCAGTGTCAGCGTCCGTGTCAGTGCCAGTGTCAGCGTCCGTGTCAGTGCCAGTGTCGTTGTCTGTGTCCGTCTCACTCTCCTCACTGGTGGTGTCCTCGCTCTCCTCCTCGCCCGCTGCCTCGTCTGTCGTATCGTCGGATTCGTCCCCACCCTCGTCGTCCGCCGTGTCCGCCTCCTCCTCGTGCCAGTCGTCGTTCTCCGAACGGAGCGCTACGAGCGTTTCCGAACTGGCGTAGACCGTCTCGTTCGCGAGTGCGATATGCGGAATGCCGTCCGTTCCGACCGACCACTCGATCTCACCGGTATCCGCGTCGAAGGCGTACACGCCGTCGTAGTGCTCTGGTACGTCGTCCTCGTCCGGGTCGTATCCAGCCCCGTCGAGCGTCAGTCCTGCATAGACGATTCCGTCGCCGACGGCTATCGAGGGGACGCGGTACGTGATACTGCTTGGATCCCAGCTTTCCTCGCCGCTGTCCCGGTCGTAGCCCCTGACATTGTGCGAGTCAAGGGCGTAGAACCGCTCGTCGGTGATTGCACCCGGATCGAACGTCGAGCGCTCGCTCGTGACCCGCCGCTCGCCGGTCTCCACGTCGTACAGCGTTGTGTAGCCAAGCGGCCACATCGAAGCATCGCCCGTGTCCACGCTGCCGATCGCCACGACCTCGTCCGTCGCGACCGGGTAGCTCGTCTGGCGCGGGTTCGGTTCCATGAACCGGCTGTATTCGTCATCACCGACGGGGTCGTCGACCCGCCAACGCTTGGTGCCGTCCTCGAGTTCGAACGCAACTGCATGGCTCTCGCTGACGGCGACGACGGCCCCGCCGCCGACGGCGACGGGCTGTTCGTACAGCGGTTCGTGCTCGTCAGTATCGGCTGTTGGTGTAAACTCCCAGGCGACCTCGCGCGGGTCGATGTCGAACGCGAACAGGGTCCCGTCACCGACCGTGAACGCGTAGTCGCCCGCGACAACGGGCGAGGCCAGCGCCCCGTCGTAGCCGAGATCGTGCTGACAGCAAATCTCGCCGTCGGCAGCGTCGATCAGCGTCAGGCGCTCGCCGCCGACCAGGACGGTGTCACCTCGCACCGCGGGCGTCCCGCTCGCACCAATGTTGTGGGTGGCCCACTCGAGTGCCCCGTCGGCTGCGTCGAGGGCGTGGACCTCGCCGTCGGTGGTGAGATAGACGGTGTCGTCGACGATCGCCGTCGGGCCGGCGTGTTCGTACTCCCAGGCGACGTATACTGGCGGCTCGGGTTCGGCTGCCGGCTCGACGACCGGGTTGTTTCCGGGAGTACCGCCGATCGATGGCCAGCCGGCTGTCTCGGTGACAGTCGTGTCAGCACCGACGGCTGAGTGAGTGGTTGTCGTCGACGCTCCTGTCGTGTCGGTGCCGGTCTCAGCGCTGGCACTCGACGTGCTCGCCGCTGCGAGTGTCGCACCGACTGTTGCGAGTCCAGTTCGCTTCAGCACGCGCCGCCGATCGTGTTCGACCATGGCGTGACGTGTTCGGTTGGGCACCTTCGCTATCCGGACGGTAGCACGGTTTTGCAGGGGAGAACGACCACGTCGTTGTATGGAGCTCTGTTTCACGCACTGAAAACTCGACACGAAACGAGGGGGTTCGCTGGGAACCGAAATCCTGTCTGACGGGCGTCAGACAGCGACTGGCTGTGAAATCGTGGTCTTTCCGTCTGCCGGTTTCCATCCGAAACGGAGGGGGTCAGATCGCGAGAATATCGGTCTGTTTTCGATCGAGGCACAGTTCGACTCGACGCGACAGTTGACCGTGAGGTCAGGATACTTATTTCCTCTGAGCACTTACAACAGCCTATGAACTGGCAGCCGGACTGGGGTCTTCGCGGCCGGATGTTCCTGACGATGTTCCTGCTGTTCGCGCTGTACATCGTCTTCGCAGCCGTCCTCACGCTCTACATCGGTGGTGGACTGTGGACGATCGCGATCCTGTTTGGTGGGTTCTCGCTCGTCCAGTACTACTTCAGCGACACGCTCACGCTTCGCAGCATGGGCGCGAAGGAGGTCTCGGCCGACGAGTATCCACAGCTTCACTCCTCGGTCGAACGGCTCTCTCAGCAGGCGGACCTTCCGAAGCCGACGGTCGCCGTGGTTGATTCGAACGTCCCTAACGCCTTCGCGACGGGACGCAACCAGCGCAACGCTGCCGTCGCAGTGACGTCTGGCCTGATGAACACACTCGATCGCGAGGAACTCGACGGCGTCATCGCCCACGAACTCGCCCACGTCAAGAATCGAGATATGATGGTGATGACCATCGCGTCGTTCCTCTCGACGATCGCGTTCATGATCGTCCGCTGGGGTGCGTTCTTCGGCGGAGGACACGGCCGCGGCGGTGGCGGCGGGAAAGGCGGTGGCGGAGTCCTCGTCGCGATCCTCGTCTCCCTCGTCGTCTGGATCATTAGCTACGTCCTCATTCGCGCGCTCTCGCGCTACCGTGAGTTCGCGGCCGACCGGGGGGCCGCGGCGATCACCGGCAACCCCTCGGCGCTCGCCTCTGCGCTCCTGAAGATTTCGGGCGAGGTCGACAAGGTTCCGGACAAAGACATGCGCGAGGAGGCCGAGATGAACGCCTTCTTCATCATCCCGCTGAAGTCCGGCGTCGTCGGTCGGCTGTTCAGCACCCATCCCTCGACGGAACGACGCGTCGAACAGCTTCGCGAGCTCGAACGGGAATTGACCACGGCCTGAGTGCCTGTAGCGCCGGCCGGCCGCGAGCGTGCGCCACCTTCGACCCCTTCGAAGCGCTTTTGACGCGTCCGGCGAAATGTTCGCTATAATGCTCGAGCGTGAGCGACTCATCGAACTGGTCGTCGCTGTCTCCTCCGTTCTCCTGATGCTCGGCGTCATGGCCAGCATCGGCACGAACTACGGTGGCGACGACGGAATTCTCACCCCTGACGGCGCACAGCTACTTGTCGGTGCGATCATCGGCTTCGTCTTCCTTCTGACTATCATCGGCATCGCCCTGGCGTTCGTCCTGAACGACCCCGAAGACGGTCTCGAAAGCGACGACGACAACGTCGAGACGGATACACCGGACGCGGTCTAACTGTCAGGGCTCGCGCTTTTGTACTGTTCGTCGTACTTCGCTATCTTCTGTCCACACTGTTCTCTCCGCCGTCGGCACATTTTTTAGTCACTGCGATAACATCTCCGTATGACCAGTTCCGATACCGCGGTTGAGATGACCGGATCATCCTCACAGCCGTCCCTGTTCGGTCAACTGGCCGTCCTCGCGGTCTTCGTACTGCTCGGAACCTCTGTCCTCGTCCGCTCGGCAGGGGCCGTCTCACCTGGGTCTGCCGTCGGACTCACCGTAATCCTCGCCGGCGTCGGCGTTGTGCTCCTCTGGCGACGCGCGACGAGCACAGCCGATGCTGGCGATCACGATTCAGCGCAGACACAGAACACAGACGCCACCGACACAGACACGCCACCAGACGAGTCGGACTCGAGTGTCTGGAACGCGATCCCTTCCTGGCAGTACGAGGGTCGCCACGTCGAGTCCGGCGGTTTAGCTCGCAGCGAGCAGGAGAAAGCGTTGCAGGATATTCAACAGCAGGCTGCCGAATTGTCGGAAGAACCCAACGAAAAGTAATCCGCTGTTCTGGCCGTTGCGGTATTCCCGGCTGCTGCCTTCTTCTGGCTGGTATTCTATTTCTGGCCGTTGGTGTCGGTTACGTCGCCGTTCTCACTCCCTGCATCGCCATCGTCGTCATCGTTATCGCCATCATCACTATCACTATCACTATCGCCATCACCGTCACCTTCCCGCCAGTCCTCGAGTTCGTCGTCGTCAGCGTCGTCGACGCGCTGCTCGTAGTAGGCCATCGGGTGCGGAATTCGCTCGCAGAGGTCGTCCTTGTTCACACAGTCGCCGTACGACTGCATCGTCGCACACGAGGGTGGTGAGTACTCCGTCGGTGAGGTCTCGCCCCGGATATGGTCGGTCTGGTAGCGCGTCATCTCCTCGCCGAACGAGGAGTTCACCCGATAGAGATCGACGATTTCGTCCGTCGTCATGCCGATACTCGAGAGGAAGGCCGTGATGGCAAACCGGGAGTGATGGGGCAGGTGTTCGCCCTTCTGGACCTGATCCAGCAGTGACTTCATACACGGCGGGAAGAGTTCGGGGACGACGGTATCGATCTCGCGCGTGAGGTCGAGATTGGCGAGCACCTCCCGAACGTCGTCGGCGGCATCCTCGAGTGGGTCACCGATCGTAGTGGGGACTTCGAAGGGGAGGCCGTCTTCGATTCGGTCGCGGATGGCTTCGCGCAGGAGGAGCAGGAGGTCATCTTTCTCGACGGGAACCTCGCCGTCGGACAGGGGCTGGTTGACGAGCCCCCATTCGTCGTCCCAGAGGTCGGCGGCGAGCGGGAGGTAGGTGCCGACGTCGATTCTGAATCGGTCGGCGTCGTCGGGGTCGGTTGCTGTCGTTGTGCCGGCTGTGGTTGTGCCGGCGTTGGTCCCGGTTCCGGAGCCGGCTCCGGTTCCGGTCCCGGTCCCGGTCCCTGTAGTCGCACTCGCCGACACGGACTCGGCGGTAACCGTCTCTTCGAGGTCGAACTCCGCGAGGAGTTCCGCGAGTTCGAGCCCCGTCGACTCGACGCTCTTGAGTTCGGTTGTGTTCTCGAGGTCGGCGGTAAATCGTTCGTGGGCAGTCTCGGCTTCGGCACGGGCGTATCGGCGCACGAGGACGCGTTCCTCGACCATCGAGACGAGGACGCGCGCAACTGGATAGGAGAGCAGTTCGGTGCGGGGGTCCCGGTGGGGCTCACCAATCTCGCCGTCTTCGAGCGCGGTAATCACTCGTTGTCGCGCGCGCTCGACGACTGCTTGCTCCTGCTCGACGACGGTTGCCAGATCGACCGTCTCCGTCGCCACAGTCTCGCGGGCGGCTTCGAGAAACGGGTATCGAGCGTGCAGTCGCTGCATCGGTAATGGGAAACTACTCTGATGGATTAAGTCCACTGATTGTCGCTGGCTTGCGACGGTGTCGGTATCCAATGATTACGGCCCGTTCTGATCGCGCTGTCTGATCACGTTTCCCGCCTTTCGTTCGCGTTTCCCGCCGTTTGTACAGGCGTGCGCCACCGTCGCACGGGCCGGAAGACGAGCCCCCAATTCAAGAGGATCCGACCCATTGTCTCGCCTATGCCACGGGCGACGCGGGACGGCGTGTCGATCTACTACGAGTTCGACGAGCGACCGATGGACGAGCGACGAACCGCGACACCTGTCGTCTTCCTCCAGGATCTGGGATACGGCCGATGGATGTGGCGCTGGCAGCGCGAGGCCGTTGCGCGCGAGTTCGGCGCACCCGTAATCGCGCCCGACCTGCGCGGCACCGGTCGTTCGGACGCCGGCCTCCCGCCGCTCGTTTCGCGCCTGCCGGGCCGACTCCGAACTCCACTGCTTCAAAACGTAGCGAGCTACTCGGTGTCTGGGCTGGCGGCCGACCTGGAGGCCGTCCTCGACGACGCCGGCGTCCACAGCGCCCACCTCGTCGGCTCGGGCCTCGGCGGAATGATCGCCCAGCAGTACGCCATCGACCACGACCGCGCAGCCTCGCTGACACTCTGCGGGACGACCCACGGCGGGGCGGACGCCGATCCGATCCCCGACGAAATACCCAGCCGGCTGCTCGCCGCCTCCGCCGGCGGGAGCGAGCGCCACCGCCTCCGCGAACAACTGCGCCCCGTCTTCACCCCCGCGTTCACCAACCGGAACCCGCACCTGATCGAGCAGCTACTCGAGTGGCGACTGGAACAGGATGCGAGTCGGCCGGCACTCGAGGCCCAACTCGGTGCGTTCCTCGGGTTTGACAGCAGCGCCGACCTGGACCGCATCGATGTGCCGACGCTACTCGTTCATGGGACGAACGACGAGGTCGTTCCCTGGTTGAACGCCAGGCTGTTAGAAGAGGGGATTCCAGATACTCGCCTCGAGGTAATCGAGGGTGGCCCGCATCTGCTTGGTGTGGAGCGTGCGGACGAGGTGACGGACGCGCTGTTGTCGTTTTTGGGGACCCAGGCGGCGGTCGAGGACGGGACGACGGGCACGGCCAGTGAGCGCTCACAGACCCGAGTCGACACACACGCCTAGTGCCTCCATCTTGGCTGCACGGCAGGCAGGTTCGGTAGCGCGAATCCGGCTTCAAACCGGCGGCGCGTCGACCGTATCGGCCTCGCCTCGAACGGTGATCGTTCCAGTACTGTTCAGCCCAACGTCGAACCCGGCGTAGGCGAACCAGACTTCCTGTTCGCCAGCCGCTGCGTTCGTCGCTGCGCGTTCGACAACCCGATCCAGTGCGTCCGGGTCGATGACGCGCAGCAACGGCGGCAAATCCTCGGGTGCAGTGTCTGTGAGCGCGGCAATCGTGAGGATAACGCGCTCGCTCGCGCTGTCTGTTGCCGGATCGAAACTGGTCGTGTACTCGAGTGGGGTCTGTGGTTGTTCGTGGTGCTGGTTCTGTTCTTGCTTCTGGCTGTCTCTCGCTTGCTCTTGCTCTTGCTCTTGCTTTCCACTTCGGTCTCGATCCGGTAGTACGGCGGAGTCGTCGGCATCGGGGGTATCGTCGCGGGAGGGCATGATCGTATCTGACACACCAGTACTGGACAGGTAACGACTATCCTGTCTCTGTGCAGCCTTTATGTCCGGCTTGATGGACTATCACCAATGGATCACGGTCAGCGGTGGGAGACGGAGCGGAGAGCGAGGAAGAATCGTGCCGGTTCCGGTTTCGGTTCCGGTGCCGGTACTAGTAGCCAGCGTCAGTGTCGATGCCGGTGGCAGAAACACCAAACCGGCATCGAAACGGTGGCTGACTCGATGAGAAAACAGCGTGGACTGGTTTCGGTTCAGTTCGGTTCAGTTCGGTCCAGTTCGGCTCAAACCTCGCCGAAAACCGCCTTCGTAGCGTTCGGGATCAGTCGCTCTGGATCCGCGGTGCGAGCATGTAGGTAACCTGGCCCTGCCCTTCCGCGAAGCCGAAGTAAATCTTGACCGGGAACTCTTCGCCCAACTGCAGCGTAACCTCGGTGTTCGAGGGAATCGCCTTGTTCATATCCTTCAGGTAGTCCAGACTGAACAGCGAGTGGGCCGGCCCGGCCTGCAGGTCGATCAGGTCCGCTTCAGTGAGTTCGAGGTGGACGTCGTCGGTGTCACCCTCTGCATCGACGTAGAACGAGTCGTCGCCGTCGTTGACACCCAGCGCGATATGGTCAGAGACCATATCCGCCGCCGTAACCGAGCGATTGACGTCTTTCCCTTCGAGAACGACCTCCGCTGGCAGGTCGAGTTCTGGAATGTCTGGCTCCTGGCGGATGCTGTCCGGATCGATGAGCGCGAGGGTGTACTCGAGTCCGTCGATCTGGATGTGGAGTTTGCGGGTCTCCTCGTCGAGTTCGAACTGGATGAGCTGGCCGGATTCGGCCATGCCCGCGATGTCTTCGAGTCGGGAGAGGTCGACGCCGATCAGCCCGCCGTCGGCCTCGTAGGATTCGAAGGCGGCCGCGTCGAGCGAGAGGTCGACCATCCCGACGTTTGCGGGGTCGACGGCTCGAATTTCGAGTCCGTCTTCCTCCAGGTGGATCTTACACTCGTCGACCAGCACGCTGATCGAGTCGAGCGCGCTGGTGAGCGTTTCCGCGCTCACGATGGCCTTAAACATATGAATCGGGCTACGGACGGTTGGCATAAAAAGGCACCCTTTCGGATGAGAACCGTTCCGGAAGTGGGACGCTCACGTGGCAGTAGTGTGTTACGTTGACGGTGGTGTGTTACGTTGACGGTGGTGTGTTACGTTGACGGTGTGTTACGTTGGCAGTGGTGCACACACGCCGCAAGCGGTGCACATCTCGCTGCCAGTGATGGATATCACGCTGGCTGCGGCCTGCTGACGGCGTCAGTCGTCGGCGTTATACACGTTCGTAATCTCGAAGCGAGCACCGCCGTCGTCGCTCTCTGTTACGGTTACGTCCCAGCCGTGGGCGTCGACGATATCCTGGACGATTCGAAGGCCGAGTCCGGTTCCGTCGGGGTTGGTCGTGTAGCCGGATTCGAAGACGGCTTCGCGTTTGTCCGGCGGAATTCCTGGCCCGTCATCCGCGACGAAGAACCCGTCCTCGAGTAGTCCGACCGTGATCGTCACCGTCTCCGTTCCGTCGTCGTTGTGAATGCCATGTTCGAGACTGTTCCCGAGAAGGTTCTCGAACAGCTGTATCAGCCGATTCTCGTCCGCCTGCACTGTCACATCGTCCGCGATCTGAACGTCGAGTGTTGCTTTCACGTGGGGTGGTGGATTCCAGGCATATTCGACGGCTTCCGTGATCGGGACAGCACTGCTGTCGTCGATGACGTTGCCAGCCCGAGCGAGCACCAGCAGGTCGTCAATCAGCGTCTTCATGCGCTGGTGGGCGGCTGCGACGTCGTCGAGAAACGAAACGTCGTCCGCTTCAGCTCGTGCCAGTTCGAGGTAGCCCATTGCGGCGGCGAGCGGCCCGCGGAGATCGTGTGAGACGGTTCCCGTAAACTCCGAGAGCCGCTCGTTCTGTCTGCGCAGTCGCTGCTCGGCGAGCTTTCGGCGGGTGATCTCGTGCTGGAACCCGACGAAGTACGGCGTCTCGCTGTTGTCGACCGGAGCGATCGTCACCTCGTTCCAGAACATCGTCCCGTCGCGCCGGTAGTTCCGAACTTCGGTCGTAATCGGTTCCCGCGCTTCGATTGCCGCTCGCATTCGGTCGACAGGCTCCTGTTTGGTCCGCTCGCCCTGCAGAAACCGGCAGTTTCGACCGAGAACCTCTGCTTCGGGATACCCCGTCAACTCGTAAAATTTCTCGTTGGCGTAGACGATCGGATTATCCGGCAGACTCGAGTCGGTTAGTACGATCCCAACCGGCGCTTCGTCCATCGCCGCGTTCTTGCGCTGAAGCTCCTCGACGGTGCGGGAACGCTCGACTGCGTTTTTAATTTTCGACGCGAGCAGATCGTACTGCGCCGTCCCGGGTTGCTTCCGAAGATAACCGGTTATCCCGTGCTGGATCGCCTCGCTTGCTATCTCTTCCGAGCCAGCGCCGGTGAAGAGAATTACCGGTATCGTGGAGTCCTCTTCACGGATCGCATCGTGCAGTTCGAGCCCCGACAGCCCTGGCATCTCGTAGTCGCAGACGACACAGTCGAACTCTCCCGTTCGAACTCGGTCGAGCGCTGCCGTCGGATCCGTTTCCGTCTCGACGACGATGGAACCGTCGAGTCGCTCGAGAACGGTCTCCGTGAGCGCGAGAACGACGCTATCGTCGTCGACACAGAGCACACGAATCTTGTCTGTCGCCGCCGTCATACTGTTCGTACGTGACTCTGGGGCTTGAAACTTCGAGCAGCAGTCTCGGGCCAGGACACCGACATACCGAGACGACACAACCTCACTCAGCACATATCAGTCAGTAGCGTTTAATTCGACGCGTAGCACCGGCTCCTCCTCGTCAGCTGTCGGGTGAACGACCGCTGCCTCGCCACCGTAGCGCTCGAGAAACGTCCGCACCAGAACCAACTCGATGTCGCTCCCCTCGTTCAGTTCGTCTACCGTTGCTTCGAGCACCGACGTCTCGAGTGCGGGGCCGAGGAGTTCGAACCCGGCGCTGATCGCACTCCCGCCCTCACTCCCACTCCCACTCCCACTTCCACTCTCCCCGCCGGTATCGGCGAGACGCTGGTCGCCCTCGATGTCTTTGCTCTCCGAATTCGGCCCCCGTTCGAGACGGCCGTCCGTCTCACGCTCCGCTCGGAACGGCCGCAGGACAACCCGCTGTTGTGACACGCCACTGCGTTCGACGAGCGTATGCACGACCGCTCGGACGACAATTTCAAGAAATCGGTCTGCCAGCACCTGAACGTCCGCTTCCGGTGTCGGATCACACTCGAACTCCACGTTGTCGTAGCGCGTTTCGAGCCGGTCGACTGCCATCTCGAGTACCGGCTCCAGCGCGACGGACCTGAGTACCGGATTCGGCGTTTCGATCGCCTGGACCATCGCGCCGATCGAGTCGGTGAGATCGACGATGTGTTCTCCCGCGTCGACGATCCGTGAGACGGTCCGCTGGGTGTCGGGATCGCTCGGCGAGAGCTCCGCCGCCCAACCCAGGATTACCGCGGCGTCGTCACGATACTCGTGGCGGACGTGCCAGTGGAGCAGCGCTAACTCGCGACGCTGGCGCTCGATTTCGGCGCGCTGGCGCTGGCGCTCGATTGCGTAGGCCACGGTCTGTCCGAGCAGCCG
The DNA window shown above is from Natrialba magadii ATCC 43099 and carries:
- a CDS encoding ATP-binding response regulator, giving the protein MTVSDPPPADRSILLVEDDDIQARLYRTMLQQIATLTDTPLESLSVEHVETLAAARDVIESGTEADPDIDTDGDTDAGADINTDTEPTTTPPFDLILLDLNLPDSSGLDTLTSVLGYTDEIPVVVLTAMDDTELGQQAVERGAQDFLMKEHVTPRLLGQTVAYAIERQRQRAEIERQRRELALLHWHVRHEYRDDAAVILGWAAELSPSDPDTQRTVSRIVDAGEHIVDLTDSIGAMVQAIETPNPVLRSVALEPVLEMAVDRLETRYDNVEFECDPTPEADVQVLADRFLEIVVRAVVHTLVERSGVSQQRVVLRPFRAERETDGRLERGPNSESKDIEGDQRLADTGGESGSGSGSGSEGGSAISAGFELLGPALETSVLEATVDELNEGSDIELVLVRTFLERYGGEAAVVHPTADEEEPVLRVELNATD